A window from Kovacikia minuta CCNUW1 encodes these proteins:
- the nagA gene encoding N-acetylglucosamine-6-phosphate deacetylase, whose translation MVDRFDLVNTHLVNVSIPGIAGLQRIRIRQGVVETVLPIAEANLATSEPVSTVDLEGDWVSPGGIDLQINGALGLAFPDLNAENVNQLNSIGEYLWRQGIDGFLPTIVTTSVENIQRSLATLSQFKTQNSKLKIQNSAQILGVHLEGPFLNPHKRGAHPQEFLQSLTVENVKRVLGEFTSLVKVITLAPELDQTGEVIPYLRSLGITVSLGHSLATAEQAQLAFAQGATMVTHAFNAMPPLHHREPGLLGAAIVQSGVCCGLIADGQHVSPIMMEVLLRASNDEEGIFLVSDALSPLGLPDGVYPWDLRQIEVKYGTARLPDGTLSGTTLPLLVGAQNLVKWGICEPERAIALATTAPRRAIGLPTQLEGTPLSHLLHWHRSPIGGLEWQRFGEGVKEF comes from the coding sequence ATGGTCGATCGCTTTGATCTAGTGAATACCCATTTGGTTAACGTCTCTATACCTGGTATTGCAGGATTGCAGCGGATTCGGATTCGACAGGGCGTAGTCGAAACCGTGTTGCCAATAGCCGAAGCTAATTTGGCAACCTCTGAACCCGTTTCTACTGTGGATCTAGAGGGAGATTGGGTTTCGCCAGGTGGCATTGACCTTCAGATTAACGGAGCACTGGGACTAGCATTTCCTGATCTAAATGCAGAAAACGTTAATCAGTTGAATTCAATCGGTGAATATCTCTGGCGACAGGGCATTGATGGGTTTTTGCCGACTATCGTAACGACTTCTGTTGAGAACATTCAGCGATCGCTCGCCACCCTCTCCCAATTCAAAACTCAAAATTCAAAACTCAAAATTCAAAATTCTGCCCAAATTCTCGGTGTGCATCTGGAAGGCCCCTTTCTCAATCCCCATAAACGGGGTGCCCACCCCCAGGAGTTTTTGCAATCGCTGACGGTTGAGAACGTAAAACGAGTTCTGGGAGAATTCACCAGCCTGGTCAAAGTCATCACCCTGGCTCCTGAACTGGATCAGACTGGCGAGGTGATTCCGTACCTGAGATCCCTGGGCATTACCGTCAGTTTGGGGCATTCTCTGGCAACTGCTGAGCAAGCCCAGCTTGCCTTTGCCCAGGGAGCCACAATGGTGACCCACGCCTTCAATGCGATGCCTCCCCTGCACCATCGGGAACCAGGATTATTGGGAGCAGCGATCGTCCAGTCGGGTGTTTGCTGTGGGTTAATTGCTGATGGTCAGCATGTTTCACCCATCATGATGGAGGTTCTGCTGCGAGCCAGCAACGACGAGGAGGGAATTTTTCTGGTGAGCGATGCCCTGTCTCCTCTGGGGTTGCCCGATGGCGTTTATCCCTGGGATCTGCGCCAGATTGAAGTTAAATACGGAACGGCCCGACTCCCTGACGGCACCCTGTCTGGAACAACGCTGCCGTTGTTAGTAGGAGCGCAAAACCTGGTGAAGTGGGGAATTTGTGAGCCGGAGCGGGCGATTGCCCTTGCCACCACCGCGCCCCGCAGGGCGATTGGATTACCGACCCAACTGGAAGGCACTCCCCTATCCCATCTGCTGCACTGGCATCGATCGCCGATTGGAGGATTAGAGTGGCAGCGGTTTGGAGAGGGGGTAAAAGAGTTTTAA
- the bchM gene encoding magnesium protoporphyrin IX methyltransferase: protein MTVTDDKTVVREYFNATGFDRWRRIYGDGEVNKVQLDIRNGHQQTVNTVLGWLHADANLTGLTICDAGCGVGSLSIPLAGAGAKVFASDISEKMVGEAKERAATTLGQSDNPTFAVQDLESLSGHYHTVICLDVLIHYPQDKAAEMINHLSSLADSRLILSFAPKTLAYSLLKKIGDFFPGPSKATRAYLHREANVVKILESQGWKIQRNAMTKTKFYFSRLLEATR from the coding sequence ATGACTGTTACTGACGATAAAACCGTTGTTCGAGAATACTTCAATGCCACCGGGTTCGATCGCTGGCGCAGAATTTATGGTGATGGCGAGGTTAACAAAGTTCAGTTAGATATTCGTAATGGGCATCAACAAACAGTCAATACAGTGTTGGGCTGGCTCCATGCGGATGCCAATTTAACTGGTTTGACCATTTGTGATGCTGGATGCGGGGTTGGTAGTCTCAGCATTCCCCTAGCAGGGGCAGGCGCAAAAGTATTTGCCAGCGACATTTCCGAGAAAATGGTGGGAGAAGCCAAAGAGCGGGCTGCCACCACCTTAGGGCAAAGCGATAATCCAACCTTTGCAGTTCAAGATCTGGAAAGTCTCAGTGGTCACTATCACACGGTTATTTGTCTTGATGTGTTGATTCACTACCCCCAGGACAAAGCTGCCGAAATGATCAACCATCTCAGTTCCCTGGCAGACTCCCGATTGATCCTGAGCTTTGCTCCCAAAACCCTTGCCTACAGCCTGCTGAAAAAGATTGGCGACTTTTTTCCCGGTCCCAGCAAGGCAACCCGCGCCTACTTGCACCGGGAAGCGAATGTGGTGAAAATCCTGGAGAGCCAGGGCTGGAAAATTCAACGCAATGCCATGACGAAGACAAAATTTTACTTTTCCCGGTTATTGGAGGCAACGAGATAG
- a CDS encoding tetratricopeptide repeat protein, protein MSQMVQTENVNAEDVFQKGLELSQQGAYEGAIAQFEQTIQLQPGHYDAWNEKGTVLSHLGRQAEAIACYETAIKLNSHAPVAYYSLGRAAYGIGQYEKAIVSFSKVIELEPNFPHAHYCLGLVQYVAGNYQKAVATLQLALDLQPDFADAWYTQAFALYSTGRYESAIKHFNKALELKADYWEAYSGRGDCLRQLGDYEAAIASYDKALGLKPDDAESWYQWAVCLKSLGRHKHAIVGYDKAISYQPEDSRFWYGCGSCLLKLGDYQGAIASYDQAVKFKPDHYEAWFNRGVALKNLERFEDAIASYDRAIEVRPEDHKAWNNRGSAFLSLERFQDAIASFNKVLELNPDDERARQNLTRAMKRLQQAEGAIEQ, encoded by the coding sequence ATGAGTCAGATGGTGCAAACTGAAAACGTTAATGCGGAAGACGTTTTTCAGAAAGGACTGGAATTAAGTCAACAGGGAGCGTATGAGGGGGCGATCGCTCAATTTGAGCAAACGATTCAGCTTCAGCCTGGTCATTATGATGCCTGGAATGAAAAGGGCACCGTATTGAGCCATTTGGGGCGGCAGGCAGAAGCGATCGCCTGCTATGAAACTGCGATTAAGCTGAACTCCCATGCTCCTGTGGCTTATTACAGTCTGGGTCGGGCTGCCTATGGAATTGGGCAGTACGAAAAGGCGATCGTCAGCTTCAGTAAGGTGATTGAGCTTGAGCCAAACTTTCCCCATGCCCATTACTGCCTGGGGCTGGTGCAATACGTAGCGGGTAACTATCAAAAGGCAGTCGCGACGCTTCAATTGGCGCTGGATCTGCAACCGGATTTTGCCGATGCCTGGTACACCCAGGCGTTTGCCCTTTACTCCACGGGGCGGTATGAAAGCGCAATCAAGCATTTCAATAAAGCCCTGGAACTAAAGGCTGACTATTGGGAGGCCTATAGTGGGCGGGGAGACTGTCTCAGACAGTTGGGGGACTATGAGGCAGCGATCGCCAGTTATGACAAAGCCCTGGGGCTGAAGCCGGATGATGCTGAGTCCTGGTATCAATGGGCGGTTTGTCTGAAGAGTTTGGGGCGGCACAAACATGCGATCGTCGGTTACGACAAGGCGATCTCCTACCAACCAGAGGATTCGCGGTTCTGGTATGGCTGTGGCAGTTGCCTGTTGAAATTAGGCGATTATCAGGGGGCGATTGCCAGCTATGACCAGGCGGTGAAATTTAAACCCGATCATTACGAAGCCTGGTTTAACCGGGGAGTTGCACTCAAAAACCTGGAACGGTTTGAGGACGCAATCGCCAGCTACGATCGGGCAATTGAAGTACGCCCTGAGGATCATAAAGCCTGGAACAATCGAGGCAGCGCATTCCTGAGTCTGGAGCGGTTTCAGGACGCGATCGCCAGCTTCAACAAAGTGCTTGAACTAAATCCCGATGATGAACGGGCACGCCAGAATCTTACCAGAGCCATGAAGCGCTTGCAGCAGGCAGAAGGGGCGATCGAGCAGTAA
- a CDS encoding arsenosugar biosynthesis-associated peroxidase-like protein, giving the protein MEQYYKPEHLPNFGQIGEGSPELAEKFFAYYGAVFAEGALSVREKALIALAVSHTVQCPYCIDAYSKECLQQGADLEQMTEAVHVATAIRGGASLVHGLQMLDHVREVAM; this is encoded by the coding sequence ATGGAACAATACTACAAACCAGAACACTTGCCAAACTTTGGGCAAATCGGCGAAGGTAGCCCGGAACTGGCAGAAAAATTTTTTGCCTATTACGGTGCAGTCTTTGCTGAAGGGGCACTCTCAGTCCGGGAAAAAGCCTTGATTGCCCTCGCCGTATCCCATACGGTTCAGTGCCCCTACTGCATAGATGCCTACAGTAAGGAATGCCTTCAACAAGGTGCAGACCTGGAGCAAATGACCGAGGCTGTCCATGTAGCCACTGCCATTCGGGGTGGCGCTTCGCTTGTGCATGGGCTTCAGATGTTGGATCACGTTAGAGAGGTGGCGATGTAA
- a CDS encoding sigma-70 RNA polymerase sigma factor region 4 domain-containing protein — MTPEQQQEVLRLRDLKLSPKQIAQKLGLRPAEVTAIVKRHAEEETVARVARGEMAPLEHCLINAHAAQRFFDPKGKGVFGKQPDEQDGVGGMAQIFVTRVERNQYLVGSYLVDYWCLGVKDCFGPRKLDRTKYESMVRLAYENFDQDYQEITLEQAQSLIFGAADYAASLGFQPHRDFEQARTHLGRPPEKLLDLKFGRRGRPYYISGPYDQPNRIIATLREHVGEGNFDVVIAGSDLSF, encoded by the coding sequence ATGACTCCAGAACAACAGCAAGAAGTATTACGACTCCGTGATTTGAAACTGTCCCCCAAACAAATTGCTCAGAAATTGGGGTTGCGCCCGGCGGAAGTAACCGCGATCGTCAAAAGGCATGCGGAGGAAGAAACCGTAGCGCGCGTTGCAAGGGGTGAGATGGCTCCCCTTGAACATTGCCTGATTAACGCGCATGCAGCCCAACGATTTTTTGATCCCAAAGGGAAGGGGGTGTTTGGTAAACAGCCCGATGAGCAAGATGGCGTCGGTGGTATGGCTCAAATCTTTGTTACCCGTGTGGAGCGCAACCAGTATTTGGTCGGGAGCTATCTGGTGGATTACTGGTGTCTGGGAGTGAAGGATTGCTTTGGGCCGCGTAAGCTCGATCGCACTAAATACGAATCAATGGTGCGGTTGGCGTATGAAAACTTTGACCAGGATTACCAGGAAATTACCCTGGAGCAAGCCCAATCCCTTATTTTCGGTGCCGCAGATTATGCTGCCAGTTTGGGGTTTCAGCCCCATCGAGATTTTGAGCAGGCGCGAACCCACCTGGGTCGGCCGCCTGAAAAACTCCTTGATTTGAAGTTTGGGCGCAGGGGAAGACCCTATTACATCAGTGGTCCCTATGATCAGCCCAATCGCATCATTGCCACCCTGAGGGAACATGTGGGAGAGGGCAACTTTGACGTTGTGATTGCAGGTTCAGATCTTAGCTTTTAG
- a CDS encoding TIGR03279 family radical SAM protein has protein sequence MSETSIRPALITAVLPDSIAAEIGFEVGDRLVAINGQRPRDLIDYQFLCADEVLELEVLDATGKTHQVEIEKDYDEDLGLEFDTALFDGLIQCNNRCPFCFIDQQPPGKRETLYLKDDDYRLSFLYGSYLTLTNLSQREWDRIEQMRLSPLYVSVHATEPEVRIRLLKNPRAGKILEHIRWFQERRLQIHAQVVLCPGINDREHLTRTLLDLAQFHQGEMPPISSVAVVPVGLTRFRPREDNLVPVNREKAQEVIAQIQDLQIKFQQQIGSTFAWLADEWFLIAGQELPPESHYEDYPQIGNGVGSIRQFLKQFQVAARKLPKRLTFPRRLTWVVGNAVEQAFQPILHRLNQVEDLEVRLVALASDYWGQSITVTGLLTGQDILQALQGESLGDGVLLPSLMLKQGDTRFLDDMTVADLTKHLNTPILPVSGVEELIQTCSGG, from the coding sequence ATGAGCGAAACCTCGATTCGTCCAGCTTTGATTACTGCTGTGTTGCCAGATTCGATCGCGGCGGAAATTGGGTTTGAGGTAGGCGATCGGCTCGTTGCGATTAATGGTCAGCGTCCCCGCGACTTAATTGACTATCAATTTCTCTGTGCCGACGAGGTATTGGAACTGGAAGTTTTGGATGCAACCGGCAAAACGCATCAAGTCGAAATCGAGAAGGACTACGACGAAGATTTGGGACTGGAGTTTGACACAGCGCTGTTTGATGGTTTAATCCAGTGCAACAATCGCTGTCCCTTTTGCTTTATCGATCAGCAACCGCCCGGAAAACGGGAAACGCTTTACCTGAAAGATGATGATTACCGCCTCAGCTTTCTCTATGGCAGTTACCTGACCCTGACGAACCTGAGCCAGCGAGAGTGGGATCGGATTGAGCAAATGCGCCTGTCGCCGCTGTATGTTTCCGTCCATGCAACGGAACCAGAAGTCCGGATTCGGCTTCTGAAAAATCCCCGTGCTGGAAAGATTTTGGAGCACATTCGGTGGTTTCAGGAACGTCGGTTACAAATCCATGCCCAGGTTGTGCTTTGTCCGGGCATTAACGATCGCGAGCATCTGACCCGCACCCTGTTGGATCTGGCTCAATTTCATCAGGGAGAAATGCCCCCGATCTCCTCGGTGGCAGTTGTACCGGTGGGATTGACACGCTTCCGCCCCAGGGAAGACAACCTGGTGCCCGTGAATCGTGAGAAGGCGCAGGAAGTAATTGCCCAGATACAGGATCTGCAAATCAAGTTTCAGCAACAGATTGGCTCGACCTTTGCCTGGTTAGCCGATGAGTGGTTTTTGATTGCCGGACAGGAGTTGCCTCCAGAGTCCCACTATGAAGACTATCCCCAGATTGGTAATGGAGTCGGGTCAATCCGACAATTTCTCAAGCAATTTCAAGTCGCTGCGCGCAAGTTACCCAAGCGCCTTACTTTCCCCCGGCGATTGACCTGGGTTGTGGGGAACGCGGTAGAGCAAGCTTTTCAACCGATTCTACACCGTTTGAATCAGGTGGAAGATCTGGAAGTGCGGCTGGTTGCCCTTGCCAGTGATTACTGGGGGCAGTCCATTACGGTAACAGGATTGTTAACTGGGCAGGATATTCTTCAGGCGTTACAAGGAGAATCCCTGGGGGATGGGGTTCTATTGCCATCGCTAATGTTGAAGCAGGGAGACACCCGATTTCTGGATGACATGACGGTTGCGGATCTGACAAAACATCTCAATACGCCAATCCTACCCGTGAGTGGGGTAGAGGAACTGATTCAAACCTGCTCCGGTGGATAG
- a CDS encoding undecaprenyl-diphosphate phosphatase, which translates to MLNMGYGLLAETQAAASPNLGLLQGVFQAIVLGLVQGITEFLPISSTAHLLVFTRLFNWELLGAKYFVDAIQFGSVVAVVLYFWSDIRQILQGGWAAFQRKQWEREEWKLLVGIAIGTLPALIGGLLYKKVLPENVQALLEGAGAIGIMSIVMALLLGLAEKVGKRKRGFDSLEIRDGILVGLGQMVALIPGASRSGSTLTTALFLGLQRETAARFSFLLGIPTLAIATLYEAREAFHHPEVLVALIVGIISAFIFSYLSIAWLMRFLQRQNTWVFVWYRLAFGTMLLVALVNGAMR; encoded by the coding sequence ATGCTGAACATGGGCTATGGGTTACTTGCTGAAACTCAAGCAGCCGCATCCCCTAATCTTGGGTTGTTACAGGGCGTGTTCCAGGCGATCGTCCTGGGGCTGGTTCAGGGAATTACAGAATTTTTGCCGATTAGCAGTACTGCCCATTTGCTCGTATTTACGAGGCTATTTAACTGGGAACTTCTGGGAGCAAAGTATTTTGTCGATGCGATCCAATTTGGCAGCGTGGTTGCCGTTGTTCTCTATTTCTGGTCAGACATCCGGCAAATCTTGCAGGGTGGATGGGCAGCATTTCAGCGCAAACAGTGGGAACGGGAAGAATGGAAACTGCTGGTGGGAATTGCCATTGGAACCTTACCTGCATTGATCGGAGGTTTGCTGTACAAGAAGGTGCTTCCCGAAAATGTCCAGGCTTTGTTGGAAGGTGCGGGTGCGATTGGCATCATGTCGATCGTGATGGCGTTGCTGCTGGGGCTGGCAGAAAAAGTCGGTAAACGGAAACGTGGGTTTGATTCCCTTGAAATTAGGGATGGGATTTTAGTCGGTTTGGGCCAAATGGTGGCGTTGATCCCAGGTGCTTCCCGATCGGGATCAACCCTGACAACCGCATTGTTTTTGGGACTGCAACGGGAAACCGCTGCCCGGTTTTCTTTCTTGTTGGGGATTCCCACTCTGGCGATTGCCACGCTCTACGAAGCCAGGGAGGCGTTTCATCACCCGGAAGTTCTGGTAGCTTTAATTGTCGGAATTATTTCAGCCTTCATCTTTTCCTATTTATCGATCGCGTGGCTGATGCGCTTTCTCCAACGCCAAAACACATGGGTTTTTGTCTGGTATCGGCTAGCATTTGGAACCATGCTGCTGGTCGCCCTTGTTAATGGAGCGATGCGCTAG
- a CDS encoding DUF3120 domain-containing protein, which translates to MVSVPVFIQTPLVRLVPWVSLLLTPALAMLGVWLRSRFPSRWWGDLLLGFTWTWLAGALYWGWLRWEPFLHLPVEAIGVPFAVWGIIQRRNQIGHFFYLGSLLGTAITDLYFYLVSLIPYWRMLMQSEGESVQPIFQAALAQMQTTWGITWAGLLAGVLLGVGILPLQFRRCYWWAFSGAVLSTILVDALFWLAAIAA; encoded by the coding sequence TTGGTTTCGGTCCCTGTGTTTATTCAGACGCCCCTAGTGCGTCTGGTGCCGTGGGTTAGTTTGCTGCTGACCCCAGCCCTGGCAATGCTAGGAGTGTGGCTGCGATCGCGATTCCCGTCCCGTTGGTGGGGAGATTTGCTGCTGGGTTTCACCTGGACCTGGCTGGCAGGTGCCCTTTATTGGGGGTGGCTCCGGTGGGAACCCTTTTTGCACCTGCCAGTGGAGGCGATCGGGGTACCGTTTGCAGTTTGGGGGATCATTCAACGACGGAATCAAATTGGGCACTTTTTTTATCTCGGCTCCCTTTTGGGGACAGCCATTACAGACTTATATTTCTATTTAGTTTCGCTCATTCCCTACTGGCGTATGTTAATGCAGTCTGAGGGAGAGTCGGTTCAGCCTATCTTTCAGGCTGCCCTGGCTCAGATGCAGACAACGTGGGGCATCACCTGGGCAGGGTTATTGGCAGGCGTGCTTTTAGGAGTTGGGATACTACCATTACAGTTCCGACGATGCTATTGGTGGGCATTTAGTGGCGCAGTTTTAAGTACAATTCTGGTGGATGCATTATTTTGGTTAGCAGCCATAGCTGCCTGA
- a CDS encoding adenylate/guanylate cyclase domain-containing protein, whose product MLRTDSGSRRLPLTGSNCWTIGRSEDNNFVLPDRWISRNHAMLQSMETGEFYLIDLGSRNGSFVNGRRVSIPVTLHNGDRLTFGQTELEFYCPPSNHPTDPSIGSDSKEFTATATLHVRRLISVLVVDIRDFTVLTRQLDEKVLSEVIGTWFRHAGDIIREHGSWVDKYIGDAVMAIWIHGTQGVSSDEMMRVFRALSALHKMTSDLYNLYPLPFPLRIGAGINTGYAMVGNTGSGDRPDYTALGDTVNAAFRLETSTKQIGLDIAIGETTYQHIDSFGSQSSTLFKHYTVHLKGYDLPTVAHACSFADLDTFLHIKS is encoded by the coding sequence TTGTTGAGAACTGACTCCGGTAGTCGGCGGTTGCCACTTACGGGCAGTAATTGCTGGACTATCGGACGCAGTGAAGATAACAACTTTGTGCTGCCCGATCGTTGGATCTCGCGCAACCACGCCATGCTTCAATCGATGGAAACAGGGGAGTTTTACCTGATCGATTTGGGTAGTCGGAACGGCTCTTTTGTGAATGGTCGTCGGGTTAGTATTCCGGTGACCTTGCACAATGGCGATCGTCTCACCTTCGGGCAAACCGAACTGGAGTTTTACTGCCCCCCTTCTAACCATCCCACCGACCCATCGATTGGCTCGGATTCTAAGGAATTTACCGCTACCGCGACCCTCCACGTGCGCCGTTTGATTTCAGTCCTGGTGGTTGACATCCGAGATTTTACGGTCCTCACCCGGCAGCTTGATGAAAAAGTCCTCTCAGAGGTCATTGGAACCTGGTTCCGCCATGCTGGAGATATTATTCGAGAACATGGCAGTTGGGTTGATAAGTACATCGGCGATGCCGTCATGGCCATTTGGATTCATGGCACCCAGGGCGTTAGTAGTGATGAAATGATGCGTGTGTTCCGTGCCCTCAGCGCCCTCCACAAGATGACTAGTGACCTCTACAATCTTTACCCCCTGCCATTTCCCCTTCGGATTGGAGCGGGCATTAACACGGGCTACGCCATGGTGGGGAACACTGGCAGTGGCGATCGTCCGGATTACACCGCCCTGGGTGATACAGTCAACGCCGCTTTTCGGCTAGAAACCTCAACCAAGCAAATTGGGTTAGATATTGCGATCGGTGAAACCACCTATCAACATATCGACTCCTTTGGCAGCCAATCCTCAACTTTGTTCAAACACTATACCGTCCATCTCAAAGGGTACGACTTACCGACTGTCGCCCATGCCTGCTCTTTCGCAGATTTAGACACTTTCCTGCATATCAAGAGCTAA
- the psbU gene encoding photosystem II complex extrinsic protein PsbU, which produces MKSFFRLLTILGVLIGCLGWLGTSHNALAASFPQIPVALNATTFTPNLVAVEGVRDVVGEKLAGDYGKKVDLNNTNVRGFRQYPGLYPSLAGLIVKNAPYQKVEDVLKIPGVTERQKEILQSNLSNFTVTEVEEALVEGADRINNGIYR; this is translated from the coding sequence ATGAAAAGTTTTTTTCGCCTGTTAACAATTCTAGGTGTGTTAATAGGCTGTTTAGGTTGGTTGGGAACGTCTCATAATGCTTTGGCTGCCAGTTTCCCTCAAATTCCCGTAGCTTTGAATGCAACGACTTTTACCCCCAATTTGGTGGCGGTTGAAGGCGTTCGTGACGTTGTGGGAGAGAAGTTGGCTGGCGACTACGGCAAAAAGGTTGACCTGAATAATACAAATGTACGTGGCTTCCGCCAATATCCGGGGTTATACCCCAGTCTGGCAGGATTAATTGTCAAGAATGCGCCATACCAGAAAGTTGAGGATGTCCTCAAAATTCCGGGTGTCACCGAACGGCAGAAAGAAATCCTGCAAAGTAACCTGAGTAACTTTACGGTGACCGAAGTAGAAGAAGCACTGGTAGAAGGTGCTGACCGAATCAACAACGGCATCTACCGTTAG
- the nadB gene encoding L-aspartate oxidase, which translates to MSSSAQTSTSPPSHQFDVLVVGAGAAGLYTALCLPAHLQVGLITKDTLSRSASDWAQGGIAAVVDPGDSPSLHLQDTLRAGADLCDYPAVKFLVEQAPDCIHNLIKMGVAFDRHNGDLALTLEAAHSRRRVLHAADTTGRAVVNTLINQALNRKNIQIISQAFTIDLWMNSRGSCQGVNLLYQGHVLWLRAKAVVLATGGGGQVFAQTTNPALSTGDGVAIAHRAGAILRDLEFVQFHPTALTQPGAPRFLISEAVRGEGAHLVDAQGRRFAFDYHPAGELAPRDVVSRAIFSYLQKTNLDPASAHVQLDLRPIPPETIQHRFPNIIQVCQQWGIDVLHEPIPVAPAAHYWMGGIATDLMNRTSIPGLFAVGETASTGVHGANRLASNSLLECIVFGAQFAYLEAQEAEEKAAGSGQRAGDGGGREDEEDGGGNPFPTPHSPFQNFPPSASEIAQIEALRQDLPPLVWQSAGICREGTRMVAAIAQIQQWQHEFAHLSLSQSLPGLEPEAPIHFNATNDDHLRLWGETRNLLEIASLILKSANFRTESRGGHYRLDFPETNPDWRVHTLVQANHWWKSPVQVGDPSP; encoded by the coding sequence TTGTCATCTTCTGCTCAAACCTCTACTTCCCCACCATCCCATCAGTTTGATGTCTTGGTTGTAGGTGCGGGTGCGGCGGGGCTTTATACCGCCCTCTGCCTCCCCGCTCACCTGCAAGTTGGCTTAATTACAAAGGATACTCTTTCCCGCTCAGCCAGCGATTGGGCCCAGGGTGGAATTGCTGCCGTAGTCGATCCCGGTGATTCTCCATCCCTACACCTGCAAGATACTCTGCGAGCGGGAGCCGATCTGTGTGATTACCCAGCGGTCAAATTCCTGGTAGAGCAGGCACCCGACTGCATTCATAACCTGATCAAAATGGGCGTTGCGTTCGATCGGCACAATGGCGACCTTGCGCTGACCTTAGAAGCTGCCCATTCCCGTCGTCGGGTTCTCCATGCAGCGGATACAACTGGACGGGCAGTTGTAAATACCCTGATTAATCAAGCCTTAAACCGCAAAAATATTCAAATTATTTCCCAGGCATTTACGATCGATTTGTGGATGAATTCCAGGGGCAGTTGCCAGGGGGTGAATCTGCTTTATCAGGGGCACGTTCTCTGGCTTAGAGCAAAGGCAGTTGTACTGGCAACTGGGGGCGGGGGACAGGTGTTTGCCCAAACAACGAATCCCGCATTAAGCACAGGGGATGGAGTCGCGATCGCCCATCGAGCAGGAGCAATTCTACGGGATCTGGAATTTGTTCAGTTTCATCCAACAGCTCTGACCCAACCTGGTGCCCCTCGTTTTCTCATCAGTGAAGCCGTTCGCGGTGAAGGTGCCCATCTGGTCGATGCCCAGGGTAGGCGCTTTGCCTTTGACTATCACCCTGCTGGCGAGCTGGCCCCCAGAGATGTCGTCAGCCGAGCCATCTTTAGTTATCTGCAAAAGACCAACCTAGATCCCGCCTCAGCCCATGTTCAGTTGGATCTGCGCCCAATCCCCCCTGAGACCATTCAGCATCGTTTCCCCAATATTATTCAGGTTTGCCAGCAATGGGGAATTGATGTGTTGCATGAGCCGATCCCCGTTGCTCCCGCTGCCCATTACTGGATGGGCGGAATTGCTACCGACCTGATGAATCGAACTTCGATTCCCGGTTTGTTCGCTGTGGGTGAAACTGCCAGCACAGGAGTACATGGAGCCAACCGCCTAGCTAGCAACTCTCTGTTGGAGTGTATTGTCTTTGGGGCTCAATTCGCATATTTGGAAGCGCAGGAGGCAGAAGAGAAGGCAGCGGGCAGCGGGCAGCGGGCAGGGGATGGGGGAGGCAGGGAAGATGAGGAAGATGGGGGAGGAAATCCATTCCCCACCCCCCACTCCCCATTTCAAAATTTCCCTCCCTCGGCTTCAGAGATCGCCCAAATTGAAGCCCTGCGTCAGGATCTGCCGCCGTTGGTCTGGCAGAGTGCTGGAATCTGTCGTGAGGGAACAAGAATGGTGGCAGCGATCGCCCAAATTCAGCAATGGCAACATGAGTTTGCTCACCTTTCCCTCAGCCAATCGCTACCTGGTCTGGAGCCGGAAGCACCGATCCATTTCAATGCTACAAATGATGATCACCTGCGGCTGTGGGGAGAAACCCGCAACCTACTAGAAATCGCCTCCCTCATCCTCAAAAGTGCCAACTTTCGCACGGAGAGCCGGGGCGGGCACTATCGTCTCGATTTTCCCGAAACGAATCCTGACTGGCGCGTCCACACCCTGGTTCAGGCAAACCACTGGTGGAAATCACCCGTTCAAGTGGGTGATCCTTCCCCTTAA
- the xseB gene encoding exodeoxyribonuclease VII small subunit, whose protein sequence is MSDSSSFTEAHLDSKIDPAPPNPSTAPFGEGWNYEATVKKVEEITARIEAGELELADVFEQFAAAVEYLRECETFLAQRQKQMDLLIETLTEEEEF, encoded by the coding sequence GTGAGTGATTCTTCTAGCTTTACGGAAGCCCATCTAGACAGCAAAATTGATCCTGCTCCTCCCAATCCGTCTACTGCACCTTTTGGTGAGGGTTGGAATTATGAGGCAACGGTGAAGAAAGTTGAGGAAATTACAGCCCGGATTGAAGCCGGTGAACTGGAACTCGCTGATGTATTTGAGCAGTTCGCTGCTGCTGTTGAGTATTTGCGTGAATGTGAAACCTTTCTGGCTCAACGTCAGAAACAGATGGATTTGCTGATTGAAACGCTGACGGAAGAGGAGGAGTTTTAA